A genomic stretch from Caulobacter sp. FWC2 includes:
- a CDS encoding DNA gyrase inhibitor YacG — protein sequence MNTGCPICGKPVETAFRPFCSKRCSDVDLQRWLSDRYVVAGGEYDDENPPGNLPSEDIHNE from the coding sequence ATGAACACGGGGTGCCCCATCTGCGGCAAGCCGGTCGAAACCGCCTTCCGCCCGTTCTGCTCCAAGCGCTGCTCGGACGTCGACCTGCAGCGCTGGCTGAGCGACCGTTACGTCGTCGCCGGCGGCGAGTACGACGACGAAAACCCGCCTGGAAACCTTCCGTCAGAAGACATCCACAACGAATGA